Proteins encoded together in one Paracidovorax wautersii window:
- the mltB gene encoding lytic murein transglycosylase B, giving the protein MSSLAKNALLFIAACAFSISAAAQKPSKKTAAPPAPVYYAQRDEALRFADDLAARRDLDREWVRQAIGQARFLPQVPRLMLPPPAGTPKNWALYRSRFIDPVRIRAGVRFWQENADTLARAEQAYGVPAEIIVGIIGVETVYGQQMGSFRVMDALATLSFDFPTAHPRAADRVAFFRGELEQFLRLMDRTGIDPFEPRGSYAGAMGLGQFMPSSWVRWAVDFDGDGRIDLWKSPADAIGSVANYFKAHGWQTGMPVWYGVEFDAARLQLATLLGPDILPTFTATRMAELGATPLGAGQQHMGPLALVELQNGNAAPLYVVGTQNFYAITRYNWSSYYAMAVEELGREVAAARGR; this is encoded by the coding sequence ATGTCTTCGCTTGCCAAGAACGCTCTTCTTTTCATAGCTGCTTGCGCTTTCTCCATAAGCGCTGCAGCCCAAAAACCCTCCAAGAAGACAGCCGCCCCACCCGCCCCGGTTTACTACGCCCAGCGCGACGAGGCTTTGCGCTTCGCCGACGATCTGGCGGCCCGCCGCGACCTGGACCGCGAATGGGTGCGCCAGGCCATCGGCCAGGCCCGCTTCCTGCCACAGGTACCGCGTCTGATGCTGCCGCCTCCCGCCGGAACGCCCAAGAACTGGGCGCTGTACCGCAGCCGTTTCATCGACCCGGTGCGCATCCGCGCCGGCGTGCGCTTCTGGCAGGAGAACGCGGACACCCTGGCGCGCGCCGAGCAGGCTTACGGCGTGCCGGCCGAGATCATCGTCGGCATCATCGGTGTGGAGACGGTCTACGGCCAGCAGATGGGCAGCTTCCGCGTGATGGATGCGCTGGCCACGCTGTCGTTCGACTTTCCAACAGCGCACCCGCGCGCGGCCGACCGGGTGGCGTTCTTCCGCGGCGAACTGGAGCAGTTCCTGCGCCTGATGGACCGCACCGGCATCGACCCGTTCGAGCCGCGCGGCAGCTACGCCGGCGCCATGGGGCTGGGCCAGTTCATGCCGTCGAGCTGGGTGCGCTGGGCCGTGGACTTCGACGGCGACGGCCGCATCGACCTGTGGAAGAGCCCGGCGGACGCGATCGGCTCGGTCGCCAACTATTTCAAGGCGCATGGCTGGCAGACGGGCATGCCGGTCTGGTACGGCGTGGAGTTCGACGCGGCGCGCCTGCAGCTCGCCACCCTGCTCGGGCCCGACATCCTTCCCACCTTCACCGCCACCCGCATGGCCGAGCTGGGCGCCACGCCTCTGGGCGCGGGCCAGCAGCACATGGGCCCCTTGGCGCTGGTGGAACTGCAGAACGGCAACGCGGCGCCGCTGTACGTGGTGGGCACGCAGAACTTCTACGCCATCACGCGCTACAACTGGTCGAGCTACTACGCCATGGCGGTGGAAGAGCTGGGCCGCGAGGTCGCCGCGGCGCGCGGCCGGTAG
- a CDS encoding HD domain-containing phosphohydrolase: MATFLVVITLVTVTIAVARFETMSEESARNVFSLIAQRNVDQLSEIVEDAARVVRHQSEAPLRSEDLRDPGRRDRLVAALVTALRIHPFSYSYYLGFENDDFIQVIGVRDDARIRQSLKAPEGTASAVRVTLADPAFPGQRNESWEFLSAEGRVLGRAEGPATYGPSSRPWYTAARSRAGLHMTEPYVYESSQALGVTLSQALPGGDAVAGADISLAGLDGFAGTSLAGREGGIVVTDRLGRVLAAQASGALAAPVPVRQRALGEQAHPLLAAAASFYGEEGSRIVPVGDEKYAYATQAVRSAPHNALHVVAFAPMSPYVGMIERARDDILLSCLGLLCVFLPLAYFASRRVADTLGALTAESERIQRLDFSGGEPVRSMFYEIDLLGSAQHTMKQALKERDQALQATHQRLERLVDSGVQLPACHDQDEVVLHSLESARDLARAQGGQFWLGNGPDALQLVAQQGVWSEPDDLAAEDLVSRVYARREGTSWLTQRGGVDMHVVAVPVLAREDRCLGVMVLEVPLRPPGDPSEPAADQSLTRYAQTLASQAGIALENQSLLRSQRELMESLIRLVASAIDAKSEYTGGHCARVPELAAMLAQQASEVHTGPLASFRFTTEDEWREFRIGTWLHDCGKVTTPEHVVDKATKLETIYNRIHEIRTRFEVLRRDAEIDMLRQRLDGASETEARARFHARCQQLQDDFAFVAVCNIGTESMAPGYRDRLMEIGGQTWLRYFDDGLGLSHGEETRLAQVRAQPLPAVETLLADKPQHIIPRTGHDQQDPRYGFNMEVPEHLYNLGEVHNLLIEYGTLTAEERYKINDHIVQTIVMLEQLPLPDNLRRIPEYAGTHHETLIGTGYPRGLSAEQLSIPARIMAIADIFEALTASDRPYKKAKPLSEAVRILAKFKAKKHIDGDLFDLFLTSGVYLEYAHRFLAPEQIDAVDIGPYLG; encoded by the coding sequence ATGGCGACGTTTCTCGTCGTCATCACGCTGGTGACGGTCACCATCGCCGTCGCGCGGTTCGAGACCATGAGCGAGGAGAGCGCGCGCAACGTGTTCTCGCTGATCGCACAGCGCAATGTGGACCAGCTGTCCGAGATCGTCGAGGACGCCGCGCGCGTGGTGCGCCACCAATCCGAAGCGCCCTTGCGCAGCGAGGATCTGCGTGATCCGGGGCGGCGCGACCGTCTGGTGGCGGCGCTCGTCACGGCGCTGCGCATCCATCCGTTCAGCTACAGCTACTACCTGGGTTTCGAGAACGATGACTTCATACAGGTCATCGGGGTGCGCGACGATGCCCGCATCCGCCAGTCCCTGAAGGCGCCCGAGGGCACGGCGTCGGCCGTGCGGGTGACCCTGGCGGACCCGGCCTTTCCTGGCCAGCGCAACGAGTCGTGGGAGTTCCTGTCGGCAGAAGGCCGCGTGCTGGGCCGCGCCGAAGGACCCGCCACCTACGGGCCGAGCAGCCGGCCCTGGTACACGGCGGCGCGGTCCCGTGCGGGGCTGCACATGACGGAGCCCTATGTGTATGAGTCTTCCCAGGCGCTGGGTGTCACGCTCTCGCAGGCGCTGCCGGGCGGCGACGCCGTGGCGGGTGCAGACATCAGCCTGGCAGGGCTGGATGGCTTTGCGGGTACGTCGCTCGCGGGACGCGAGGGCGGTATCGTCGTGACCGACCGGCTGGGCCGCGTGCTGGCGGCCCAGGCCTCCGGAGCGCTGGCCGCGCCGGTGCCCGTGCGGCAGCGGGCGCTGGGAGAGCAGGCCCATCCGCTGCTCGCAGCCGCGGCCAGCTTCTACGGCGAGGAGGGCAGCCGCATCGTCCCGGTGGGCGATGAGAAATACGCCTATGCCACGCAGGCCGTGCGCTCGGCGCCCCACAACGCCCTGCATGTGGTGGCGTTCGCGCCCATGAGCCCCTACGTGGGCATGATCGAGCGCGCCCGCGACGACATCCTGCTGTCGTGCCTGGGCCTGCTGTGCGTGTTCCTGCCGCTGGCGTACTTTGCCTCGCGGCGGGTGGCGGACACGCTGGGGGCGCTGACGGCGGAGTCCGAGCGCATCCAGCGGCTGGACTTCAGCGGCGGCGAGCCCGTCCGTTCGATGTTCTACGAGATCGATCTGCTGGGCAGCGCGCAGCACACCATGAAGCAGGCGCTCAAGGAGCGCGACCAGGCCCTGCAGGCCACGCACCAGCGCCTGGAGCGGTTGGTGGACAGCGGCGTGCAGCTGCCGGCCTGCCACGACCAGGACGAGGTGGTGCTGCATTCGCTGGAGAGCGCGCGCGACCTGGCCCGGGCCCAGGGCGGGCAGTTCTGGCTGGGCAACGGCCCCGACGCTTTGCAGCTCGTTGCCCAGCAGGGCGTATGGAGCGAGCCCGATGACCTGGCGGCAGAGGATCTGGTCAGCCGCGTCTACGCGCGGCGCGAGGGCACCAGCTGGCTGACCCAGCGCGGCGGTGTCGACATGCATGTGGTGGCCGTGCCCGTGCTGGCGCGCGAGGACCGGTGCCTGGGGGTGATGGTGCTGGAAGTGCCGCTGCGGCCGCCCGGCGATCCATCGGAGCCCGCGGCCGATCAGTCGCTCACCCGCTATGCGCAGACATTGGCATCGCAGGCCGGCATCGCGCTGGAAAACCAGTCGCTGCTGCGCAGCCAGCGCGAGCTGATGGAGTCGCTCATCCGGCTGGTGGCCAGCGCCATCGACGCCAAGAGCGAGTACACCGGCGGCCATTGCGCACGCGTCCCCGAGCTGGCCGCCATGCTGGCGCAGCAGGCGAGCGAGGTCCACACCGGGCCGCTGGCGTCGTTTCGCTTCACCACCGAGGACGAGTGGCGCGAATTCCGCATCGGTACCTGGCTGCACGACTGCGGCAAGGTCACCACGCCGGAGCACGTGGTGGACAAGGCGACCAAGCTGGAAACCATCTACAACCGCATCCACGAGATCCGTACACGCTTCGAGGTGCTGCGGCGCGATGCGGAGATCGACATGTTGCGTCAGCGCCTGGACGGAGCCAGCGAGACCGAGGCCCGGGCGCGCTTCCATGCCCGCTGCCAGCAGCTCCAGGACGACTTCGCGTTCGTCGCGGTGTGCAACATCGGCACCGAGAGCATGGCACCCGGCTACCGGGACCGCCTGATGGAGATCGGCGGGCAGACCTGGCTGCGCTACTTCGACGACGGGCTGGGCCTGTCGCACGGCGAGGAGACCCGCCTGGCGCAGGTGCGCGCGCAGCCGTTGCCGGCGGTCGAGACGCTGCTGGCCGACAAGCCGCAGCACATCATTCCGCGCACCGGCCACGACCAGCAGGATCCGCGCTACGGCTTCAACATGGAGGTGCCCGAGCACCTGTACAACCTGGGCGAGGTGCACAACCTGCTGATCGAGTACGGCACCCTCACGGCCGAGGAGCGCTACAAGATCAACGACCACATCGTGCAGACCATCGTGATGCTGGAACAACTGCCGCTGCCGGACAACCTGCGCCGCATCCCCGAGTACGCCGGCACGCACCACGAGACGCTGATCGGCACCGGCTACCCACGCGGCCTGAGCGCGGAGCAGCTGTCGATTCCGGCGCGCATCATGGCCATTGCCGACATCTTCGAGGCGTTGACCGCATCCGACCGTCCGTACAAGAAGGCCAAGCCGCTGTCGGAGGCCGTGCGCATCCTGGCCAAGTTCAAGGCCAAGAAGCACATCGACGGCGATTTGTTCGACCTGTTCCTCACATCGGGCGTGTACCTGGAGTACGCACACCGCTTCCTGGCCCCCGAGCAGATCGACGCGGTAGATATCGGGCCGTACCTGGGCTGA
- a CDS encoding branched-chain amino acid ABC transporter substrate-binding protein, with protein MVLLTASALVAAPSVRAQAAPAGTPIKVALIESLSGPFANTGEAVFRNVAWAMERVNARGGVALPASAGGVRPLLLTRFDSKGQNEEALSALRAAIDDGARFVLQGNSSATAAVLIEAINKHNEREPGKRVVFLNYSAVDPILTNEKCSFWHFRFDAHADMRMAALMGVIQGDKALQRVYLIGQDYSFGQAVLREARKQLGAQRPDVAVVGDELHPVGRVKDFAPYAVKIKASGAQAVITGNWGNDLTLLVKAAREVGYDGMFYTFYGNALGAPAALGDAGVGKVVAVADWLPNVPGAQSEGFYRSFRDRFPHPADDYVHMRMQLMVEALAQSIERAGSTDAVAVARQMEKASVQLSGQAGSMRAADHQFQQALVVGVMQKQGTPGVKFDVEGSGYGFRVVRQIPAEQAQQPTTCQMARPS; from the coding sequence ATGGTCTTGTTGACCGCTTCGGCCCTGGTGGCCGCTCCCTCCGTACGCGCCCAGGCCGCTCCGGCCGGCACGCCCATCAAGGTGGCGCTGATCGAGAGCCTGTCCGGGCCGTTCGCCAACACCGGCGAGGCCGTTTTTCGCAACGTGGCCTGGGCGATGGAGCGCGTCAATGCGCGCGGCGGCGTGGCCCTGCCGGCCAGCGCGGGCGGGGTGCGCCCGCTGCTGCTCACCCGCTTCGACAGCAAGGGGCAGAACGAGGAAGCTCTGTCCGCGCTGCGCGCCGCCATCGATGACGGTGCACGTTTCGTGCTGCAGGGCAATTCGTCCGCGACGGCGGCCGTGCTGATCGAAGCCATCAACAAGCACAACGAACGCGAGCCGGGCAAGCGGGTGGTGTTCCTCAACTACTCCGCTGTCGATCCCATCCTGACCAACGAGAAGTGCAGCTTCTGGCACTTCCGCTTCGATGCCCATGCCGACATGCGCATGGCCGCGCTGATGGGCGTCATTCAGGGCGACAAGGCGCTGCAGCGCGTGTACCTCATCGGCCAGGACTACAGCTTCGGCCAGGCCGTGCTGCGCGAAGCCCGCAAGCAGCTGGGCGCCCAGCGCCCCGACGTGGCCGTGGTGGGCGATGAACTGCACCCGGTGGGCCGCGTGAAGGACTTCGCTCCCTACGCCGTCAAGATCAAGGCCAGCGGCGCCCAGGCCGTCATCACCGGCAACTGGGGCAACGACCTGACGCTGCTGGTCAAGGCCGCGCGGGAGGTCGGCTACGACGGCATGTTCTACACCTTCTACGGCAATGCGCTGGGTGCGCCGGCCGCGCTGGGCGACGCCGGGGTGGGCAAGGTCGTGGCCGTGGCCGACTGGCTGCCCAACGTGCCAGGCGCGCAGAGCGAGGGCTTCTACCGGTCCTTCCGCGACCGCTTCCCTCATCCGGCCGATGACTATGTCCACATGCGCATGCAGCTCATGGTCGAGGCGCTGGCGCAGTCGATCGAGCGCGCCGGCAGCACCGATGCGGTAGCCGTGGCACGCCAGATGGAGAAGGCCAGCGTGCAGCTCAGCGGCCAGGCGGGCAGCATGCGCGCCGCCGACCACCAGTTCCAGCAGGCGCTGGTGGTAGGGGTGATGCAGAAGCAGGGAACGCCCGGCGTGAAGTTCGACGTGGAAGGCTCGGGCTATGGCTTCCGGGTGGTGCGCCAGATCCCGGCCGAACAGGCGCAGCAGCCGACGACCTGCCAGATGGCGCGCCCGTCCTGA
- a CDS encoding DUF2242 domain-containing protein: protein MNRLRSSSGSALALLLCAVLLAGCSSVSDSMPSLERKVRFDPDDFDSVSMHTRHISAPQAQACEAARRALLSQGYLVNTATAELVTGRKYFQPTSDTHYEVEMRVVCAAEGTDQERTAAFASALQDRYVIKKINNSASLGVGVLGSVSLPVSATDDTLVKVGSETVTDARFYDRFFQLFDRYVRPPSAQPMARADAATPMVARPAPLEEREAVDPADNEPPQPPAPQ from the coding sequence ATGAATCGACTCCGTTCTTCTTCGGGATCCGCCCTGGCCTTGCTGCTGTGCGCGGTGCTGCTGGCGGGCTGCTCCAGCGTCTCCGACTCCATGCCCAGCCTGGAGCGCAAGGTGCGCTTCGACCCCGACGACTTCGACAGCGTGAGCATGCACACGCGCCACATCAGTGCCCCGCAAGCGCAGGCCTGTGAAGCCGCCCGCCGCGCGTTGCTCAGCCAGGGCTACCTGGTGAACACTGCCACGGCCGAACTGGTCACGGGCCGCAAATACTTCCAGCCCACGAGCGACACGCACTACGAGGTCGAGATGCGCGTGGTGTGTGCCGCGGAAGGCACTGATCAGGAGCGCACGGCCGCCTTCGCCAGTGCCCTCCAGGATCGGTACGTGATCAAGAAGATCAACAACTCGGCCTCTCTCGGCGTCGGGGTGCTGGGCTCGGTGTCCCTGCCCGTGTCCGCCACCGACGACACGCTGGTCAAGGTGGGCAGCGAGACCGTCACCGACGCGCGCTTCTACGACCGCTTCTTCCAGCTCTTCGACCGCTACGTGCGCCCGCCCAGTGCCCAGCCCATGGCCCGGGCCGATGCCGCGACGCCCATGGTGGCGCGCCCGGCGCCGCTGGAGGAGCGCGAGGCCGTGGACCCCGCGGACAACGAGCCGCCGCAGCCCCCCGCCCCGCAGTAA
- a CDS encoding Hsp20/alpha crystallin family protein: protein MIFAPVIHRAAFSAPRAADLAVQRFLHNTLASPAAPGYSATQDDKSVTLQLDVPGLSREQLQLTIEGNQVRLNSVEGAPRQVQRAWELADEIDVAASSAKLENGVLTLTLAKIVPVSKAAQLAIQ, encoded by the coding sequence ATGATCTTCGCCCCCGTGATCCACCGTGCCGCTTTTTCCGCCCCCCGTGCTGCCGATCTGGCCGTCCAGCGGTTCCTGCACAACACCCTGGCCTCCCCTGCCGCTCCTGGCTACAGCGCCACCCAGGATGACAAGTCCGTAACCCTGCAGCTGGATGTGCCCGGCCTGTCGCGTGAGCAGCTTCAGCTCACCATCGAAGGCAACCAGGTCCGCCTGAACAGCGTCGAGGGCGCGCCCCGCCAGGTCCAGCGTGCCTGGGAACTGGCCGACGAGATCGACGTGGCTGCCAGCTCGGCCAAGCTGGAGAACGGTGTGCTGACGCTGACGCTCGCCAAGATTGTGCCTGTCAGCAAGGCTGCGCAGCTGGCCATCCAGTAA
- the tsaD gene encoding tRNA (adenosine(37)-N6)-threonylcarbamoyltransferase complex transferase subunit TsaD produces the protein MSLLILGIESSCDETGVALVESTTPQAVPTLVAHALHSQIEMHQAYGGVVPELASRDHIRRVLPLTEAVLAESGRSLGDVDVVAYTRGPGLAGALLVGAGVACALGAALDRPVLGVHHLEGHLLSPFLSADPPEFPFVALLVSGGHTQLMRVDGVGQYALLGETIDDAAGEAFDKSAKLMGLGYPGGPALSRLAEQGDATAFKLPRPLLHSGNLDFSFAGLKTAVLTQAKKLGDELEARKADLAASTQAAIVEVLVKKTLAALKDTGLRRVVVAGGVGANRLLRAQLDAACARLQVRVHYPELHLCTDNGAMIAMAAAMRLQAGQQQPNRDYAFDVKPRWPLDSLLQAA, from the coding sequence ATGAGTTTGCTGATCCTCGGAATCGAATCGTCCTGCGACGAAACCGGCGTGGCCCTGGTGGAGTCCACCACGCCGCAGGCCGTGCCGACACTGGTGGCCCACGCGCTGCACAGCCAGATCGAGATGCACCAGGCCTACGGTGGCGTGGTGCCTGAGCTGGCCAGCCGCGACCACATCCGGCGCGTGCTCCCCCTCACCGAGGCGGTGCTGGCCGAGTCCGGGCGCTCGCTGGGCGATGTCGATGTGGTGGCCTATACCCGCGGCCCCGGCCTGGCCGGCGCACTGTTGGTGGGAGCAGGAGTGGCCTGCGCCCTCGGCGCGGCGCTGGACCGCCCCGTGCTCGGCGTGCACCACCTGGAGGGCCACCTGCTGTCGCCCTTTTTGAGTGCGGACCCGCCTGAGTTTCCCTTCGTCGCGCTGCTGGTCTCTGGCGGACACACGCAGCTCATGCGCGTGGACGGCGTGGGCCAATATGCGCTGCTGGGCGAAACCATCGACGACGCCGCGGGCGAGGCGTTCGACAAGTCGGCCAAGCTGATGGGGCTGGGCTACCCGGGCGGGCCGGCCCTGTCGCGGCTGGCGGAGCAGGGCGATGCGACCGCGTTCAAGCTGCCGCGCCCCTTGCTGCACAGCGGCAACCTCGACTTTTCCTTTGCGGGCCTGAAGACGGCCGTGCTCACCCAGGCGAAGAAACTGGGCGACGAACTGGAGGCCCGCAAGGCCGATCTGGCGGCCAGCACGCAGGCGGCCATCGTGGAAGTGCTGGTCAAGAAGACGCTGGCGGCGCTGAAGGACACGGGGCTGCGCCGCGTGGTGGTGGCCGGGGGCGTGGGTGCCAACCGCCTGCTGCGCGCCCAGCTGGACGCCGCCTGCGCCCGCTTGCAGGTGCGTGTGCACTACCCCGAGCTGCACCTGTGCACCGACAACGGCGCCATGATCGCCATGGCGGCGGCCATGCGGCTGCAGGCCGGCCAGCAGCAACCCAACCGCGACTACGCGTTCGACGTGAAGCCGCGCTGGCCGCTGGACAGCCTGCTGCAGGCGGCCTGA
- a CDS encoding branched-chain amino acid ABC transporter substrate-binding protein codes for MSKRLDRYRNLGRGALAALAAAWLMAGCSKVPDTLKIGVAQPLSGNLAALGQDLLNGVTLAVDELNQAGFVVDGKRVKLEVVAQDDRADAASGKAAAQQLVDAGVIAVIGHLNSGVSIEAAPIYGAAQVAQLAISTNPRFTELGLPTTFRLVANDTLQAKAMGSFAATQLATDRYAVLDDGTPYGKGLADGAAQQLAAEKKTVQVRQSFDDRTTQFDALAAALQAAQVGVIVTTLNDFQVVALMEALRKVGHTRVSILGGDTIKTTDMAKGQGMVDAIYATSPVLEAREFVTGRQFLEKYLAAFKKPPAYGGHYSYDAMYVLSAAIKRAGSAQPGDITAALHQLNGYAPVTGSMTWDDKGEQRYGAVGVYGLRGGNWELRMRSDRW; via the coding sequence ATGTCAAAGCGCTTGGATCGGTATCGGAACCTTGGCCGCGGGGCCCTCGCCGCACTGGCGGCGGCCTGGCTCATGGCGGGCTGCAGCAAGGTGCCCGACACCCTCAAGATCGGCGTGGCCCAGCCGCTGTCCGGCAACCTCGCGGCGCTGGGGCAGGACCTGCTCAACGGCGTCACCCTGGCCGTGGACGAGCTGAACCAGGCCGGCTTCGTGGTGGACGGCAAGCGCGTCAAGCTGGAAGTGGTGGCGCAGGACGACCGTGCGGATGCAGCCTCGGGCAAGGCCGCAGCGCAGCAGTTGGTTGATGCCGGCGTGATCGCGGTCATCGGCCACCTCAACTCGGGCGTCAGCATCGAGGCGGCGCCCATCTACGGTGCAGCGCAGGTCGCCCAGCTGGCCATCTCGACCAACCCGCGCTTCACGGAGCTGGGTTTGCCCACCACGTTCCGGCTGGTGGCCAACGACACGCTGCAGGCGAAGGCCATGGGCTCGTTCGCCGCCACGCAGCTGGCCACTGACCGCTATGCCGTGCTGGACGACGGCACGCCTTACGGCAAGGGCCTGGCGGACGGCGCCGCCCAGCAGTTGGCGGCTGAAAAGAAGACCGTGCAGGTGCGCCAGTCGTTCGACGACCGCACCACCCAGTTCGACGCCCTGGCCGCCGCGTTGCAGGCCGCGCAGGTCGGGGTGATCGTCACCACGCTGAACGACTTCCAGGTGGTGGCCCTGATGGAAGCGTTGCGCAAGGTCGGCCACACGCGCGTGTCGATCCTGGGGGGCGACACCATCAAGACCACGGACATGGCCAAGGGCCAGGGCATGGTGGATGCCATCTATGCCACCTCGCCCGTGCTGGAGGCGCGCGAGTTCGTCACCGGCCGGCAGTTTCTGGAGAAGTACCTGGCCGCCTTCAAGAAGCCGCCAGCCTATGGCGGCCATTACAGCTACGACGCGATGTACGTGCTGTCTGCCGCCATCAAGCGCGCCGGCTCGGCCCAGCCCGGCGACATCACCGCCGCGCTGCACCAGCTCAACGGCTACGCGCCGGTGACCGGTTCCATGACCTGGGACGACAAGGGGGAGCAGCGCTACGGAGCGGTGGGCGTGTACGGGCTGCGCGGCGGCAACTGGGAGCTGCGCATGCGCTCCGACCGCTGGTAG
- a CDS encoding ANTAR domain-containing protein produces the protein MTEPLRIVVVAPDLAFTDPDDEHALLQAERSRALRIGLLENHFNLVATLPGDVFLGERLAQLQPDLVIVDAESEARDALEHVVLATRDARRPIVMFTNDEDTSHVRDAVAAGVTAYIVAGLAPQRIRPILEVAMARFQHEQSLRAELADARSELKDRKTIDRAKGLLMQRQGLTEQAAYEKLRKTAMDKGLKLVDVAQRMLDVADLLG, from the coding sequence ATGACCGAACCCCTGCGCATCGTGGTGGTGGCCCCCGACCTGGCCTTCACCGACCCGGACGACGAGCACGCCCTGCTTCAGGCAGAGCGTTCGCGGGCCCTGCGGATCGGCCTGCTGGAGAACCACTTCAACCTGGTCGCGACGCTGCCGGGCGATGTCTTTCTGGGCGAGCGGCTGGCGCAGCTGCAGCCGGACCTGGTCATCGTCGACGCCGAGAGCGAGGCGCGCGACGCGCTGGAGCACGTGGTGCTGGCCACCCGCGACGCGCGCCGGCCCATCGTGATGTTCACGAACGACGAGGACACCTCCCACGTGCGCGACGCCGTGGCCGCGGGCGTGACGGCGTACATCGTCGCGGGCCTGGCGCCGCAGCGCATCCGGCCGATCCTGGAAGTGGCAATGGCGCGCTTCCAGCACGAGCAGTCGCTGCGCGCCGAACTGGCCGACGCGCGCTCCGAGCTCAAGGACCGCAAGACCATCGACCGCGCCAAGGGCCTGCTGATGCAGCGCCAGGGCCTGACCGAACAGGCGGCCTATGAAAAACTGCGCAAGACAGCCATGGACAAGGGCCTGAAGCTGGTGGACGTGGCGCAGCGCATGCTGGACGTGGCCGACCTGCTGGGCTGA
- a CDS encoding CmpA/NrtA family ABC transporter substrate-binding protein yields the protein MTDLLKTSLNRRTVLQAAGVGAVGISPALRALVHAQGSDAPEKKEVKIGFIPLTDCASVVMASVLGIDQKYGVKIIPSKEASWAGVRDKLVNGELDFAHVLYGLVYGVHLGVGGPKKDMAVLMNLNQNGQAISLSKKLADKGAINGPTLAKLMATEKREYTFAQTFPTGTHAMWLYYWLAANGIDPMKDAKVITVPPPQMVANMRVGNMDGFCVGEPWNHRAIMDGIGITATTTQAIWKDHPEKVLGTTSEFVQKYPNTARAVTAAILEAGRWIDEGLANKSKMAETIAGKAYVNTSVDAINQRILGRYQDGLGKTWDDPDHMKFYNGGAANFPYLSDGMWFLTQHKRWGLLKDHPDYLGVAKSINRIDLYKQAATAAKVPLPSSEMRTAKLVDGVVWDGKEPKKYADGFKVKA from the coding sequence ATGACCGATCTGTTGAAAACCAGCCTCAACCGCCGCACCGTGCTCCAGGCCGCCGGCGTCGGTGCCGTCGGCATCAGCCCGGCACTGCGCGCTCTGGTCCATGCCCAGGGGTCCGACGCGCCCGAGAAGAAGGAAGTCAAGATCGGCTTCATTCCGCTGACCGACTGCGCCAGCGTGGTGATGGCGTCTGTACTGGGCATCGACCAGAAGTACGGCGTGAAGATCATTCCCAGCAAGGAAGCGAGCTGGGCCGGCGTGCGCGACAAACTGGTCAACGGCGAGCTGGACTTCGCCCACGTGCTCTACGGCCTGGTGTACGGCGTGCACCTGGGCGTGGGCGGCCCCAAGAAGGACATGGCCGTGCTGATGAACCTGAACCAGAACGGCCAGGCCATCTCGCTGAGCAAGAAGCTGGCGGACAAGGGTGCGATCAACGGCCCCACGCTCGCCAAGCTGATGGCCACCGAGAAGCGGGAATACACCTTCGCCCAGACCTTCCCCACCGGCACGCACGCCATGTGGCTCTATTACTGGCTGGCCGCCAACGGGATCGATCCGATGAAGGACGCCAAGGTCATCACCGTGCCGCCACCGCAGATGGTGGCCAACATGCGCGTGGGCAACATGGACGGCTTCTGCGTGGGCGAGCCCTGGAACCACCGCGCCATCATGGACGGCATCGGCATCACGGCCACCACCACGCAGGCGATCTGGAAGGACCACCCCGAGAAGGTGCTGGGCACCACGTCGGAGTTCGTGCAGAAATACCCCAACACGGCCCGCGCCGTGACCGCCGCCATCCTGGAAGCCGGCCGCTGGATCGACGAAGGCCTGGCCAACAAGAGCAAGATGGCCGAAACCATCGCCGGCAAGGCCTACGTGAACACCAGCGTGGACGCGATCAACCAGCGCATCCTGGGCCGCTACCAAGACGGCCTGGGCAAGACCTGGGACGACCCCGACCACATGAAGTTCTACAACGGCGGCGCGGCCAACTTCCCGTACCTGTCCGACGGCATGTGGTTCCTGACCCAGCACAAGCGCTGGGGCCTGCTCAAGGACCACCCCGACTACTTGGGCGTGGCCAAGTCCATCAACCGCATCGACCTGTACAAGCAGGCCGCCACCGCCGCCAAGGTGCCGTTGCCGTCCAGCGAAATGCGCACCGCCAAGCTGGTGGACGGCGTGGTGTGGGACGGCAAGGAGCCGAAGAAGTACGCCGACGGCTTCAAGGTGAAGGCCTGA